In one Rhodococcus sp. B50 genomic region, the following are encoded:
- a CDS encoding helix-turn-helix domain-containing protein, with amino-acid sequence MTTAELLLHPVRLRIVQALLGDRTATPAQLKALLDDVSTATLYRQIAVLADAGILEVVAERRVRGTVERTYRLVVERAQVTGDDAVAMSNDEHRRAFLAFTAQLLADFDAYLDDPARRSLAEDVVGYRQVALDLTDEEALSMVSEIGGVLARFAELGPAPDRRRRLISRIIMPGRDVAD; translated from the coding sequence ATGACGACCGCAGAACTGTTGTTGCATCCGGTACGCCTACGCATCGTCCAGGCGCTGCTCGGAGACCGAACCGCTACCCCTGCACAACTGAAAGCGTTGCTCGACGACGTCTCCACCGCGACCCTCTACCGGCAGATCGCCGTCCTGGCCGATGCCGGCATCCTCGAGGTCGTGGCCGAACGCCGCGTCCGGGGCACGGTCGAGCGCACCTACCGTCTCGTCGTAGAACGCGCGCAGGTGACCGGGGACGACGCGGTCGCGATGAGCAACGACGAGCACCGGCGAGCCTTTCTCGCGTTCACCGCGCAGTTGCTCGCCGACTTCGACGCCTATCTCGACGACCCGGCGCGTCGCAGCCTGGCCGAGGACGTCGTCGGCTATCGGCAGGTCGCCCTCGACCTGACGGACGAGGAGGCACTGTCGATGGTGTCCGAGATCGGCGGGGTACTCGCGCGCTTTGCGGAACTCGGCCCGGCACCGGACCGGCGGCGCCGGCTGATCAGTAGAATCATCATGCCGGGCCGAGACGTCGCGGACTGA
- a CDS encoding cytochrome P450, with amino-acid sequence MAQPNIPEDIDFTDPDLYLDRMPFEEFAELRKTAPVWWNKKSPDVGGFHDDGFWVVSRHEEVREVSRRSDVFSNWENTAIPRFNDDMPREAIELQRHVLLNKDAPEHTKLRKLVARGFTPRAINGLRDELDRRARAIVGEACEAGGGDFVTQIAAELPLQAIADLIGVPQEDRAKIFEWSNQMTGYDDPDNTADPAAASMEVLGYAYQMAAERKANPADDIVTTLIEADIDGDELAPEEFGFFFIVLAVAGNETTRNAITHGMAAFLDNPEQWEIFKRDRPKTAADEIIRWATPVTSFQRTALEDTELGGQTIRKGERVVMLYASANNDEEVFENPREFNILRDPNPHLAFGGTGAHYCLGANLARMEIDLIFNAIADHVPDITKIGDPHRLRSGWLNGIKEFKVDYKTSGGCPVQH; translated from the coding sequence GTGGCGCAGCCGAACATCCCCGAGGACATCGACTTCACCGACCCCGATCTGTATCTAGACCGTATGCCGTTCGAAGAGTTCGCGGAACTGCGGAAGACGGCGCCGGTGTGGTGGAACAAGAAGTCTCCCGACGTCGGTGGGTTCCACGACGACGGATTCTGGGTTGTCTCCCGGCACGAGGAGGTCCGTGAGGTCTCCCGCCGGAGCGACGTGTTCTCCAACTGGGAGAACACTGCGATTCCGCGGTTCAACGACGACATGCCGCGCGAAGCCATCGAACTGCAGCGTCACGTCCTGCTCAACAAGGACGCTCCCGAACACACCAAACTGCGCAAACTCGTCGCCCGCGGGTTCACGCCGCGCGCGATCAACGGCCTGCGCGACGAACTGGATCGCCGCGCGAGGGCCATTGTCGGAGAGGCGTGTGAGGCCGGCGGTGGCGACTTCGTCACGCAGATCGCCGCTGAACTCCCGTTGCAGGCCATCGCCGATCTCATCGGTGTGCCGCAGGAGGACCGCGCCAAGATCTTCGAATGGTCCAACCAGATGACGGGCTACGACGACCCGGACAACACCGCCGACCCGGCGGCCGCGTCGATGGAAGTGCTCGGGTACGCGTACCAGATGGCAGCCGAGCGCAAGGCGAACCCGGCGGACGACATCGTCACCACTCTCATCGAAGCCGACATCGACGGCGACGAACTCGCCCCAGAAGAATTCGGCTTCTTCTTCATCGTCCTCGCGGTGGCAGGCAACGAGACCACACGCAACGCCATCACCCACGGCATGGCCGCCTTCCTCGACAACCCGGAGCAGTGGGAGATCTTCAAGCGCGACCGTCCGAAGACCGCCGCCGACGAGATCATTCGCTGGGCCACGCCGGTCACCTCGTTCCAGCGCACCGCACTCGAGGACACCGAACTCGGCGGGCAGACGATCCGCAAGGGCGAGCGCGTGGTCATGCTGTACGCGTCGGCCAACAACGACGAAGAAGTGTTCGAGAACCCTCGTGAGTTCAACATTCTCCGGGATCCGAACCCGCACTTGGCATTCGGTGGGACGGGAGCACATTACTGCCTGGGCGCCAATCTCGCCCGCATGGAGATCGACCTGATCTTCAATGCGATCGCGGATCACGTCCCGGATATCACGAAGATCGGCGACCCGCACCGCCTGCGGTCGGGTTGGCTCAACGGCATCAAGGAATTCAAGGTGGACTACAAGACTTCGGGTGGGTGCCCGGTCCAGCACTGA
- a CDS encoding steroid 3-ketoacyl-CoA thiolase, whose protein sequence is MGTPVIVEAARTPIGKRGGWLAGLHAAEILGAVQGGLVERAGIDAELVEQVIGGCVTQAGAQSNNITRTAWLNAGLPWQVGATTIDAQCGSAQQANHLIAGLIATGAIDVGIACGIEAMTQVPLGANVGDQAGPRRPESWNIDMPNQFEAAERIARRRGITREDVDALGVRSQQLAKQAWDEGRFDREVLPVVAPVVDKEGNRTGEKMTVTRDQGLRETSTESLAKLKPVLEGGIHTAGTSSQISDGAAAVLLMDSDRAKALGLKPRARIVAQALVGAEPEFHLDGPVQATEKVLRKAGMSIDDLDLFEVNEAFASVLLSWAQVHGPDMDKVNVNGGAIALGHPVGSTGSRLITTALHELERRDASTALISMCAGGALATGTIIERI, encoded by the coding sequence GTGGGCACACCAGTCATCGTCGAGGCCGCACGGACCCCGATCGGCAAGCGAGGTGGATGGCTCGCGGGCCTGCACGCTGCCGAGATCCTGGGCGCCGTCCAGGGCGGACTCGTCGAACGCGCCGGTATCGACGCCGAGCTCGTCGAACAGGTCATCGGTGGCTGCGTCACCCAGGCGGGCGCCCAGTCCAACAACATCACCCGCACCGCGTGGCTCAATGCAGGCCTGCCCTGGCAGGTCGGCGCGACCACCATCGACGCCCAGTGCGGGTCGGCGCAGCAGGCCAACCACCTCATCGCGGGTCTCATCGCCACCGGCGCCATCGACGTGGGCATCGCGTGCGGCATCGAGGCGATGACCCAGGTCCCCCTCGGTGCCAACGTCGGTGATCAGGCCGGCCCGCGCCGGCCGGAGTCCTGGAACATCGACATGCCCAACCAGTTCGAGGCGGCCGAACGTATCGCGCGGCGTCGCGGCATCACCCGCGAGGACGTCGACGCGCTCGGAGTGCGATCACAGCAGCTCGCGAAGCAGGCCTGGGACGAGGGCCGGTTCGACCGCGAGGTGCTGCCGGTCGTCGCGCCCGTCGTGGACAAGGAAGGCAACCGCACCGGCGAGAAGATGACGGTCACCCGCGATCAGGGTCTGCGCGAGACGTCGACCGAGTCGCTGGCGAAGCTGAAGCCGGTGCTCGAGGGCGGCATCCACACGGCCGGCACGTCGTCGCAGATCTCGGACGGGGCCGCAGCCGTGCTGCTCATGGATTCCGACCGGGCGAAAGCGCTCGGATTGAAGCCGCGGGCGCGGATCGTCGCGCAGGCGCTCGTGGGGGCCGAACCCGAATTCCACCTCGACGGTCCCGTGCAGGCGACCGAAAAGGTGCTGAGGAAGGCAGGCATGAGCATCGACGATCTCGACCTGTTCGAGGTCAACGAGGCCTTCGCGTCGGTGCTGCTGTCCTGGGCTCAGGTGCACGGACCCGACATGGACAAGGTCAACGTCAACGGGGGTGCCATCGCACTGGGCCATCCCGTGGGTTCCACGGGTTCCCGACTGATCACCACCGCACTGCACGAACTCGAGCGTCGCGACGCGTCGACTGCACTGATCTCGATGTGCGCCGGTGGCGCGCTGGCGACGGGCACGATCATCGAGCGCATCTGA
- a CDS encoding nitroreductase family deazaflavin-dependent oxidoreductase: protein MGSEAAPKGLDSKATVSIIKWMSRFNVAAYRATGGRLGGKWRVGSAFPWGIPVCLVTTIGRKTGQPRTAPLLFLEDGDKVILVASQGGLPKHPLWFRNIQANPEVTVQIKSRIRTMRARVASDEERAAYWPKLTAMYPDFDNYQSWTDRVIPVVVCE, encoded by the coding sequence GTGGGCAGCGAAGCAGCACCGAAGGGCCTGGATTCGAAGGCCACCGTCTCGATCATCAAGTGGATGTCCCGATTCAACGTCGCGGCGTACCGGGCAACAGGAGGGCGCCTCGGCGGGAAGTGGCGAGTGGGCAGCGCCTTCCCGTGGGGCATCCCGGTGTGCCTGGTGACCACGATCGGGCGGAAGACCGGACAGCCGCGCACGGCCCCGCTGCTGTTCCTCGAGGACGGCGACAAGGTGATACTGGTGGCATCCCAGGGAGGACTTCCGAAGCACCCCTTGTGGTTCCGTAACATCCAGGCGAATCCTGAGGTCACCGTCCAGATCAAGTCGCGGATCCGGACGATGCGGGCTCGCGTGGCGAGCGACGAGGAGCGGGCCGCGTACTGGCCGAAGCTCACGGCGATGTATCCGGATTTCGACAACTACCAGTCGTGGACCGACCGGGTCATTCCCGTCGTCGTGTGCGAGTGA
- a CDS encoding GNAT family N-acetyltransferase, with protein sequence MATTNHDKVLDRREIAAALLRALERRHEVLDVIVESKDRAEAVSELASLLDTDEFCAEAVLNLPFRRLTQAERKKIREELDDLDAVLQWTTAARPYATGAHFRLRPISHSAADTALFTVRCADQLGDDSDERVESERQRGAELMDDESGMWLVAEDLSGDEPKAIGFAFGELTGNEVDVRIWVHPEFRKQGYGTATLKQARSELAAYFPGSTLIIRTPA encoded by the coding sequence ATGGCAACCACGAATCACGACAAGGTACTCGACCGGCGCGAGATCGCAGCTGCGCTGCTTCGAGCACTCGAGAGACGCCACGAGGTGCTCGACGTGATCGTCGAAAGCAAGGACCGGGCCGAGGCCGTCTCTGAGCTCGCCTCGCTGCTCGACACCGACGAGTTCTGTGCGGAGGCCGTGCTCAATCTTCCGTTCCGCCGCCTGACGCAGGCGGAGCGGAAGAAGATCCGCGAGGAACTCGACGATCTCGATGCGGTACTGCAGTGGACGACGGCGGCGCGGCCGTACGCGACCGGCGCGCATTTCCGGCTGCGTCCCATCTCCCACAGCGCGGCCGACACCGCGCTGTTCACGGTGCGCTGCGCCGACCAGCTGGGCGACGACAGCGACGAGCGGGTCGAGTCGGAACGACAGCGTGGCGCCGAGTTGATGGACGACGAGTCCGGGATGTGGCTTGTGGCCGAAGACCTTTCGGGCGACGAGCCGAAGGCCATCGGGTTCGCGTTCGGTGAGCTGACCGGCAACGAGGTCGACGTGCGGATCTGGGTGCATCCCGAGTTCCGCAAGCAGGGTTACGGCACCGCCACGCTCAAGCAGGCGCGTTCCGAACTCGCCGCGTACTTTCCCGGCTCCACCCTCATCATCCGCACACCGGCTTAG
- a CDS encoding SDR family oxidoreductase: MSGLLDGRVVIVTGAGRGLGRAHALAFAAEGAKVVVNDIGVGSDGSATGESPGELVVEEIRAAGGEAVVNGDDVADWAGAENLVKTALDNFGRLDVLVNNAGFLRDRMLANMSEDEWDAVIRVHLKGHFAPMRHAMSYWRAEAKAGNPVDARIINTSSGAGLMGSIGQGNYAAAKAGIATLTIQAAAEFGRYGVTVNAIAPSARTRMTVGAGGAMAEMMAAPDEGFDAMAPENVSPLVVWLGSAEAKDVTGRVFEAEGGKVSLADGWRHGEAIDKGDRWDPKELGPVVEKLIAASQPPTPVYGA; the protein is encoded by the coding sequence GTGAGTGGACTGCTGGACGGGCGCGTCGTCATCGTGACCGGCGCCGGGCGTGGCCTCGGCCGCGCCCACGCCCTGGCCTTCGCGGCCGAGGGGGCAAAGGTCGTCGTCAACGACATCGGTGTCGGCAGCGACGGATCCGCCACGGGTGAGAGCCCGGGTGAACTGGTCGTCGAGGAGATCCGTGCCGCAGGCGGCGAAGCCGTCGTCAACGGTGACGACGTCGCCGACTGGGCCGGTGCCGAGAACCTCGTGAAGACGGCGCTCGACAATTTCGGCCGGCTCGACGTGCTCGTCAACAATGCCGGCTTCCTGCGCGACCGCATGCTCGCCAACATGAGCGAGGACGAGTGGGATGCCGTCATCCGCGTGCACCTCAAGGGGCATTTCGCGCCGATGCGTCACGCCATGTCCTATTGGCGCGCCGAGGCCAAGGCCGGTAACCCCGTCGACGCCCGCATCATCAACACCAGCTCGGGCGCCGGTCTGATGGGCAGCATCGGTCAGGGCAACTACGCCGCCGCCAAGGCCGGTATCGCAACGCTCACCATCCAGGCCGCAGCCGAATTCGGCCGCTACGGTGTGACCGTCAACGCGATCGCACCGTCGGCACGCACCCGGATGACCGTCGGCGCCGGGGGCGCGATGGCCGAGATGATGGCTGCGCCCGACGAGGGTTTCGACGCCATGGCGCCGGAGAACGTCTCGCCGCTGGTCGTGTGGCTCGGCAGTGCCGAAGCGAAGGACGTGACCGGTCGCGTGTTCGAGGCCGAGGGCGGCAAGGTGTCGCTGGCCGACGGGTGGCGGCACGGCGAGGCGATCGACAAGGGCGACCGCTGGGATCCCAAGGAACTCGGCCCCGTCGTCGAAAAGCTGATCGCGGCGTCACAGCCGCCGACTCCGGTATACGGGGCCTGA
- a CDS encoding SDR family oxidoreductase, with protein MDLGLDGAVVLVTGGIRGVGAGITKVFLRAGATVVTCARNEPEQPLEADGRTAEFLKCDVRDADQVGTLIETIVDRHGRLDVVVNNAGGSPFALAADASPKFHAKIVELNLLSPLLVAQAANAVMQKQDTGGSIVNISSVSGSRPSPGTAAYGAAKAGVDSLAQSLAVEWAPKVRVNSVVVGLVETEQSHLFYGDKAGVAAVGETVPLGRLAQPEDIGHCAAFLASPLSSYVSGSTLTVHGGGERPAYMAAARTKETK; from the coding sequence ATGGATCTGGGACTCGACGGTGCGGTCGTGCTCGTCACCGGGGGGATACGAGGAGTCGGTGCAGGTATCACCAAGGTGTTCCTCCGCGCCGGCGCGACAGTCGTGACGTGTGCACGCAACGAACCCGAACAGCCACTCGAAGCAGACGGGCGGACCGCGGAGTTCCTGAAGTGCGACGTCCGCGACGCCGATCAGGTCGGCACGTTGATCGAGACGATCGTGGACCGCCACGGCCGGCTCGACGTCGTGGTGAACAATGCCGGTGGCTCGCCGTTCGCGCTGGCAGCCGATGCCAGCCCGAAGTTCCACGCCAAGATCGTGGAGCTGAACCTGCTGTCCCCGCTGCTGGTCGCGCAGGCCGCCAACGCGGTGATGCAGAAGCAGGACACCGGGGGATCGATCGTCAACATCTCGAGCGTGAGCGGATCCCGCCCCTCCCCGGGCACCGCGGCCTACGGTGCGGCCAAGGCGGGCGTCGACAGCCTTGCACAGTCGCTCGCCGTCGAGTGGGCACCGAAGGTACGGGTGAACTCGGTGGTGGTCGGCCTGGTCGAAACCGAACAGTCGCACCTGTTCTACGGAGACAAGGCGGGTGTCGCCGCAGTCGGCGAGACCGTCCCACTGGGCCGGCTGGCTCAGCCCGAGGACATCGGCCACTGCGCCGCGTTCCTGGCCTCTCCGCTGTCGAGCTACGTCAGCGGATCGACATTGACCGTCCACGGCGGCGGTGAACGCCCTGCCTATATGGCAGCGGCCCGAACGAAGGAGACGAAGTGA
- a CDS encoding FAS1-like dehydratase domain-containing protein — translation MQTVEQDYEKYVGQVAEPPRVARYAVNDAMIRNWVEAHDDFNPIYVDAEVARETGRDSIVCPPAMISTWIMAGYRRWREVQRKRAEGVVEDFAYSRMLADLDREGFTSVVATNVEQDYHRELAPGDHITAHYTIESVSEVKRTGLGDGRFFTLYKRYEDQNGELVAEERFRMLRFDPNTDKETR, via the coding sequence ATGCAGACCGTCGAGCAGGATTACGAGAAATACGTCGGGCAGGTGGCCGAACCACCCCGCGTGGCGCGATACGCGGTCAACGACGCCATGATCCGCAACTGGGTCGAGGCCCACGACGACTTCAATCCGATCTACGTCGACGCCGAGGTCGCCCGCGAAACCGGACGCGATTCGATCGTCTGCCCGCCCGCCATGATCTCCACCTGGATCATGGCCGGCTACCGCCGCTGGCGTGAGGTCCAGCGCAAGCGCGCCGAGGGCGTGGTGGAAGACTTCGCGTACTCCCGGATGCTCGCCGACCTCGATCGTGAGGGTTTCACCTCCGTCGTCGCGACGAACGTCGAGCAGGACTACCACCGCGAACTCGCCCCGGGCGACCACATCACCGCCCATTACACGATCGAGTCCGTATCCGAGGTCAAGCGAACGGGTCTCGGCGACGGCCGATTCTTCACGCTCTACAAGCGTTACGAGGATCAGAACGGCGAACTCGTCGCCGAAGAACGTTTCCGGATGCTCCGGTTCGACCCGAACACCGACAAGGAGACGCGATGA
- a CDS encoding Zn-ribbon domain-containing OB-fold protein codes for MTAVPRLTITQDNQFWFDAVREGRLEIQQCNECGTLRHPPGPACPACRSFEWKTVESSRRGTLHSWTIIHHPQDPAFEYPLAVGLIDLDEGIRIVADIAGVDHDTLEIGMELEVGFAEHAHGEILPQLRKPGGDA; via the coding sequence ATGACCGCCGTCCCCCGGCTCACCATCACCCAGGACAACCAGTTCTGGTTCGACGCCGTCCGTGAGGGCCGACTCGAGATCCAGCAGTGCAACGAGTGCGGTACCCTGCGCCACCCTCCGGGTCCGGCATGCCCGGCGTGCCGCTCGTTCGAGTGGAAGACCGTCGAATCCTCCCGGCGCGGAACGCTTCACAGCTGGACGATCATCCACCATCCCCAGGATCCGGCCTTCGAGTACCCGCTCGCCGTCGGACTGATCGACCTCGACGAAGGAATCCGCATCGTCGCCGACATCGCCGGCGTCGACCACGACACCCTCGAGATCGGCATGGAACTCGAGGTGGGATTCGCCGAGCACGCACACGGCGAGATCCTGCCTCAGCTGCGCAAGCCCGGAGGAGACGCATGA
- a CDS encoding MaoC/PaaZ C-terminal domain-containing protein, with the protein MNLVECTVGQELPELVLPMDRTTIVATAIASQDFEDVHHDPDAALGRGTPDVFMSINATNGFVDRYVTDWTGPSARVRRASLRLGVPCFPGDPMHMNGEVTAVDGATVTLKVQGRNSRGVHVTAEVVVEPYERKAR; encoded by the coding sequence ATGAACCTCGTCGAATGCACTGTCGGGCAGGAACTTCCCGAACTCGTCCTGCCGATGGATCGCACCACCATCGTGGCCACCGCGATCGCCTCGCAGGATTTCGAAGATGTTCACCACGACCCGGATGCCGCACTCGGACGCGGCACCCCGGACGTCTTCATGAGTATCAACGCCACGAACGGTTTCGTCGACCGGTACGTCACCGATTGGACCGGACCGTCGGCGCGGGTACGCCGCGCGTCGTTGCGCCTGGGCGTGCCCTGCTTCCCCGGTGATCCCATGCACATGAACGGTGAGGTGACCGCCGTCGACGGCGCGACCGTCACTCTGAAGGTGCAGGGCCGCAACAGCAGAGGCGTCCACGTCACCGCCGAGGTCGTGGTGGAGCCCTACGAGAGGAAGGCACGATGA
- a CDS encoding lipid-transfer protein: MTVKGFSGTAAIAGIGATEFSKNSGRSEWQLACEAVLAALADAQIGVEEVDGFALFTMETNPEIAVARALGIPELKFFSRIPHGGGGACAPVQQAALAVSSGVADVVVVYRAFNERSGHRFGAGPPPFAYNSSTDQEYRNWINPYGLLTPAQQEAFLARTYMHKYGATSADFGQISVLSRKHAANNPKAWFYERPITIDDHQNSRMLADPLRLLDCCQESDGGQALVIVSAERARDLPHPPAIITAAAQGVGPQQISMSSYYRDDIDAMPEVELVARQMWAQAGFGPEGIDAAILYDAFTPMVLLQLEEYGFCGRGEAKDFIADGNLEVDGRLPINTHGGQLGEGYIHGVNGIAEGVRLIRGTSVNQPAKNLDNVLVTGGSPVPHSAIVLSADR, translated from the coding sequence ATGACCGTCAAGGGCTTCTCCGGAACCGCTGCTATCGCCGGCATCGGAGCCACCGAATTCTCCAAGAACTCCGGTCGCAGCGAATGGCAGCTCGCGTGTGAGGCGGTACTCGCAGCGCTCGCCGACGCACAGATCGGCGTCGAAGAGGTCGACGGCTTCGCGTTGTTCACCATGGAGACGAACCCCGAGATCGCGGTCGCCCGCGCACTCGGCATTCCCGAGCTGAAGTTCTTCAGCCGCATCCCGCACGGCGGCGGTGGTGCCTGTGCCCCCGTGCAGCAGGCCGCACTGGCCGTCTCGAGCGGTGTCGCCGACGTCGTTGTGGTCTACCGCGCCTTCAACGAGCGCTCCGGCCACCGATTCGGTGCCGGACCGCCGCCGTTCGCCTACAACTCGAGTACCGACCAGGAATACCGGAACTGGATCAACCCGTACGGCCTGCTCACTCCCGCACAGCAGGAAGCCTTCCTGGCGCGCACCTACATGCACAAGTACGGCGCCACGAGCGCGGACTTCGGGCAGATCTCCGTGCTCTCGCGCAAGCACGCGGCGAACAATCCCAAGGCCTGGTTCTACGAGCGACCCATCACCATCGACGACCACCAGAATTCGCGGATGCTCGCCGACCCGCTACGTCTGCTCGACTGCTGCCAGGAGAGCGACGGCGGCCAGGCCCTGGTCATCGTGAGTGCCGAACGCGCACGTGATCTTCCGCATCCCCCTGCGATCATCACTGCCGCAGCGCAGGGCGTCGGTCCCCAGCAGATCTCGATGAGCAGTTACTACCGTGACGACATCGACGCGATGCCCGAGGTCGAACTCGTCGCCCGGCAGATGTGGGCCCAGGCCGGTTTCGGCCCCGAGGGCATCGACGCCGCGATTCTCTACGACGCCTTCACCCCCATGGTCCTCCTCCAGCTCGAGGAGTACGGCTTCTGCGGTCGTGGCGAGGCGAAGGACTTCATCGCCGACGGCAACCTGGAGGTGGACGGGCGGCTCCCGATCAACACCCACGGTGGTCAGCTCGGCGAAGGCTACATCCACGGCGTCAACGGCATCGCCGAAGGCGTCCGGCTCATCCGCGGCACGTCCGTGAACCAGCCGGCCAAGAACCTGGACAACGTGCTCGTCACGGGTGGATCGCCGGTGCCGCACAGCGCGATCGTCCTCTCGGCCGACCGTTAG
- a CDS encoding acyl-CoA dehydrogenase family protein — protein sequence MHPELSDTSRRLRTELREYFARIIDDDDRRALVDQTEGGPVFDKIYRQMGSDGWLGLGWPEEYGGRGEDPEALYVFYDETIRAGAPVSLVTLNTVAPALMKYGTQEQKDFFLPKILTGELKFAIGYTEPGAGTDLAALQTKARVDGDELVINGNKLFTSSAIFADWIWLAVRTDPDAPRHKGISVVLVPTSSPGFSATEIKTVGGISTAVTYYEDIRVPLSNVVGELNGGWTLITSQLNHERVALAARGGIANEMYDEVLAWAKQEPFGPGVLFDVPWVRSTLAEVYALLSAADLVNLRLVSDIAANTLDGGDSAAAKVFGTEGVVAAYGMLQEVLGARGLLRPGSPGAVIEGRVEALGRRAQNNTFGGGSNEVMREIVAARTLGMTLGARRRPDTTATKTPAETRS from the coding sequence ATGCATCCCGAGCTGTCCGACACGTCACGGCGGCTGCGTACCGAACTGCGGGAGTATTTCGCCCGCATCATCGACGACGACGATCGACGTGCCCTGGTCGACCAGACCGAGGGCGGACCGGTCTTCGACAAGATCTACCGGCAGATGGGCTCCGACGGCTGGCTCGGCCTGGGATGGCCCGAGGAGTACGGCGGACGCGGCGAGGACCCCGAGGCACTCTACGTCTTCTACGACGAGACGATCCGCGCCGGCGCGCCGGTCTCGCTGGTCACGCTCAACACCGTCGCCCCGGCGCTGATGAAGTACGGCACGCAGGAGCAGAAGGACTTCTTCCTTCCCAAGATCCTCACGGGTGAACTGAAGTTCGCGATCGGGTACACCGAGCCCGGTGCCGGCACCGACCTTGCCGCACTACAGACCAAGGCGCGCGTCGACGGGGACGAACTGGTCATCAACGGCAACAAGCTGTTCACGTCTTCCGCCATCTTTGCCGATTGGATCTGGCTCGCCGTCCGTACCGATCCGGATGCTCCGCGCCACAAGGGGATCTCGGTCGTGCTCGTACCGACCTCCTCGCCGGGCTTCTCCGCCACCGAGATCAAGACCGTCGGTGGCATCAGCACCGCCGTGACGTACTACGAGGACATCCGCGTCCCGCTGAGCAACGTCGTCGGCGAACTCAACGGCGGCTGGACTCTGATCACGAGCCAGCTCAACCACGAGCGTGTCGCGCTGGCCGCCCGCGGGGGCATCGCCAACGAGATGTACGACGAGGTCCTCGCCTGGGCGAAGCAGGAACCATTCGGTCCCGGCGTGCTGTTCGACGTCCCGTGGGTACGTTCGACTCTCGCCGAGGTCTACGCGCTGCTGTCGGCAGCCGACCTCGTGAACCTGCGCCTGGTGTCGGACATCGCGGCCAACACACTCGACGGTGGCGACTCCGCCGCTGCGAAGGTGTTCGGAACCGAAGGCGTGGTCGCGGCGTACGGAATGTTGCAGGAGGTGCTCGGTGCCCGTGGTCTGCTGCGTCCCGGCAGCCCCGGAGCGGTGATCGAGGGCCGCGTCGAAGCACTCGGTCGACGCGCGCAGAACAACACCTTCGGCGGCGGAAGCAACGAGGTGATGCGCGAGATCGTGGCGGCCAGGACCCTCGGGATGACACTCGGCGCCCGACGACGTCCCGATACAACGGCCACGAAGACACCCGCCGAGACGAGGAGCTGA